The Brassica napus cultivar Da-Ae chromosome C7, Da-Ae, whole genome shotgun sequence genomic interval TTAATTTTCAGCTCAACGAAAGTATTTAGTGTACAATCATTCTTTGGTTcgagtattttttttctttggctaAGAATGTGAATATAATTAATAACTTATGAACATTTGATACAAGTTATGAACTTGGATCCCATTCTGCTATTGTTCCTAAATGTcgcaaaagaaaataaaaaacacttAGAGACAGAGGAAGAACTAGCAAGTTCCAAAAGAAACATGAGCTAGAATTAAACAACAAGATCACCAAATCAACTAATTTAAGAACCTTACATGCACAAACACcacaaaatgaaaataccacGTAACTTCTCACAAGTTGGATGATAcacgaaaatgaaaaaaaggatACTTACTTTTTGTTGTTCCGATTATTTGGCTCTAGAGAGTGAAAAACAACGTTAAATCCTTCAATTTGTAATATTAGAAGGACAAAACAGAAGGAGATAACAGTCAGATTGGAAGTTAAGATTTGGTGGACGAACACACCATGTTAAAATTTCGTTGCGCTGTGAAAAGTGAACCATTTACTTCTCACACTCGATCCCTCTAATATATAACATGACCATTGACCAGTATACAAACAGTGACAgaaaatatgttattacatcCCAAATATCAGATACGGGCCTACAAGTCCAAAAGTTTCCATGGGCCAAAATCTTGGGTAGTTACTCTCTTTAATGTTGTTAGGTAAACCATCTCTAACacatctctatattttcttcaaaataaaagaacatGTAGTAATGGGTTGAAGACACTCTTATTCATAATCGTGACTTATGTGATTGATAGCATTAGCGTGCGCTGTTTATTAGAGTTGTATCACAATATTTTCTGTCATATtaaacaaaatagttttttttttagcagcaaacaaacactatatatatacaatagacATCTTGTTTTAGCATCGGAATTAATGCTTTTTATGATATacattatttcaaatataaGACTAATCCGTGAGGTTGATGGCTAAGAGTTAACTTACTAAGTAagtatataatcataaaatatcTATCCATTAACAACTGTAACTAGGGGTGACAAAATTATCTATAGCTCGATCTGGCTCAGCTCAGGTCGTTTTTTCATGAGTACGATCTCTATATTTTaaactcatttaataaatgagtttAATGATCGAGCTTAAATTAGATCACGAGTTATATGAACGAACTTTAATGAACATGAGCTGACTCATGAGCTTGTTCATATTTtacttataataatatataatatattttatatattatatttggataatttttattttttatgtaaaaaagagataatttctatatttatcttctaaaattaaaatgtcaaaccAAATCTTCTTAAAAgataatatctatattaattatatttatcttctaaaattaaaatgtaaaacatacatataAGACATTGAAGATGAATTGGCTCAAGACTCTCACAAAGAATAGGGATCTGGatcattagttttgttttaatttaatttatattaggtgttgtattttttatttttgtcatgtGTTGGTTtctatttagtatttaatatttatgttttagattttttaatatttaaattttgaacaaTATTATAGAAGTTATTCTatcactattttattttataattattatttttatttagatcaCGAGTTAGCTCATTTAACTCATGATCTAGATGATCTGAGTTCGAGTTTACATATTGAAGCTCATATAATAAATGAGCTGAGCTGAGTTAGCTCATGAAAGAGCCGAGTTCACTATGAGTTGAGCTGAGTTGAGCGAGTTAGCTTACTTTGACACCCCTAACTGTAACCCATAAGTTGGATTGGTCCATCCATTTTAATACTCCAATTAATTTCAAGAAGATAGTGATACGAGagaatacatataatatacGTTTATTTTCCAATGAGATATTACAAATGTGAATGAAATCAAATGagatataaaaaacaaaaaaacatatactaAAAGGATCAAAACCAGTCAAAAACAATATGAAGAatcttctaaatatatatattatgattgtcaaaaaaaaataactaaacatCAAATAGACCAACTAGTGTTTGAGATCATTCACCACAGAATTGTGCCTGTTGGAAGGTCCCGAAGGTGGTACAAGCACCCGTTTGGACAAAAAGTGCAACTCACGATTTTTGAATCTAAAACCCTCCGTGAACTCATGTCTTGGTGTTCTTGATCTTGTTTGAGCTATCTCAATTTCAGAAACCGTAATTGTTCCCATCCTTGCCGCAGCGTTGCGTGAGCTAAAAACCAAGAGGATCATAACGAAATAAACACTTacaaacaatattgttttataagAAAGATTCATATAGTGTTCGGAGAAAGAAGGCGCAGGACGAGACACTTATTTAGCAACTAGCTAGGGTTTTATAGAGTTTGGATTATTagaaggtttaggatttgagttgtatatatatgcatatgtaTCTATATTCATGTATTTatgttcattatattttatatcatatgTGTCGGTGAGCACATTTGTGTATGTGTAAATCGCGGTCAAACAAGAAAAGCAAAGAAAATTGAGAAGTGACCCGTAAGCAATGgagttttagaatatatttttagagTTTATAAGGTCAAcgaaaaaacacacaaaaataaataacttataTTATTAGTTGGACTTTACGTGGGAGGATGGTGTTCGTGATTACCTCAAGTTGTCTgtcaaaactaaattattaaacattaCTACTAATATATATCATACGAAATGAAACTTATATTATGCGATTTgcatgtataaataaatatatcacgctgttcaaaataaaataccaCATCGTAATGTAGGctttaattgtaaaaatataaacattattatgtaCTATAAAATATCTTGTATTATGTGAGAACCAAAACAATACGTGATTGTGTAATAATGATGTTATTATATTAGGTGCCAACAACAATTCAAATGATCATCTGCGTCTTAATTCGATTGTGCAAGAACATTAATTCTATCCAAGATTATTTTATACAAGCTTTTTCAATGAGAGATCTAGAAAAGGCTTACGTAAACAATATAACTATTAAGTTCAGctgttataaaccatttagttATCGACCCATTTATCAGCCCGTGTAGCAAGACGGACCAAGCTCATCCGCAGGATCATACTGGCGCCTATCTACccttgtgtttatctacattatagttggtgtttatcttacgtattgctagtcattatctagctaaggataagtacgatctcatgtcgatcCAGTACTTAGACCGTCATTACCTTGCTGATAACGCgttgtgaatgaagaggggaacttgtgtgtattattaggtcgaccaactggtctttatatacatatggcaatgacggtctaagtactggatcgacatgagatcgtacttatccttaactagataatgactagcaatacgtaagataaacaccaactataatgtagataaacacaagagtagataggcgCCAGTATGATCCTGCGGATGGGCTTGGCCCGCCTTGCTACACGGACTGATAAATGGGTCGatcactaaatggtttataacactcccccttgatcgacacatccggtcaAGGTTCATTCATGttttggatgttgcctcattaaaacttctcttgacaaacccaaaacccaatgtggtaaaaaggaaaacaagacaggaaaaagagtacaacacatgaactctCCCTGATGAATGCATCACCGAAGATCCTTCAGTCGACGCATGCCTATCTTCCATAtgagcttcttgaacgttgaggttggtagtgacttggtgaagaggtcggctgaattCTCACTCGAACGGACTTGCAATACTTGGACCTCTCCTGCCTTCTGAAGCTCGTgtgtaaagaagaacttaggaaGAATATGTTTCGTCCTATCTCCTTTAATGTATCCATCCTTAAGCTGTGCGATGCATGTTGTGTTATCCTCGTATAGGATGGTCGGTGGATCCTTTCCTTTGATCATACCGCAAATGGTACGAATATGTTGTGTCATGGATCTCATCCATACACTCTCACGGCTAGCTTCATGCATGGCTAATATTTCTGCGTGGTTAGAGGATGTGGCTGCCATGGTCTGCTTCATGGACCGCCAGGATATAGCTGTCCCACCGTGTGTAAAAACATAACCAGTCTGAGATCTAGCATAATGTGGATCAGagagataacctgcatcagcaaaaccaACTAAATCTTCCTTAACTAAATATTTCTTAGATTTGTCAGTAAACAtaagacccaagtctttcgttccttgtaggtaacgaagTATATGTTTAATCCTGTTCCAgtgccttttgatgcacaagaattccatctttcatatactcaagttgcaatctcaaacaaaactttgtttttccaagatctttcatctcgaattctttcttaagatattcaacaGTTTGAGAaatttctccagaggttcctaggatattaaaatcatctacatatactgcAATGATTACAAAACctttattgaacttctttatGAACCCTGGTTATGATTTAGTTGGTTTTGCTGATTATGCAGTATAAAATATCTTGTATTATGTGAGAACCAAAACAATACGTGATTGTGTAATGATGATGTTATTATATTAGGTGCCAACAACAATTCAAATGATCATCTGCGTCTTAATTCGATTGTGCAAGAACATTAATTCTATCCAAGTTTATTTTATACAAGCTTTTTCAATGAGAGATCTAGAAAAGGCTTACGTAAACAATATAACTATTAAGTTCAGCAAAGCTGATGGACATATATATTAGATGACACAAATTAATTGTTACAAAAGAAAGAAGTTAAGAAACTAATTCCGTTTTTATAGGGTCACCAAACGATTAATTTATCGAAAAGATAATTAATTTATCATAATATAGTAATTATCTAGGGCAgctaatattaaattatttattaggcGCCTTTTTTTCTGTTATAACAACTAAGCACAACGTCCTATGAAAATCATTTGCATAATTCATAGttaccaaaaacaaatatttgcaTGTGCCAGGTGGCGATTCCCCTGCAAGCAAACATTGCAAACGCGTGATTCTGAGCCGTTGGATTTCTGATCTTCCATCGGAGACATACATTCGCGTGGACCACtagattacaaaattataatatgtttgcATAGTTATAGGTTAGCGCATGATTTCATCTGAAATATTCTAGAAAAAATGTGCTAATGAATAGAGAAACAGCCGTATTAttcacaaaactaaaaaaataatcaagtgCATGAATGCAACTTTaagaacataaaatataataaaatgatgatataCCTAACATCTACatttatatagtaaataaattaGTGATTATTATAGGAACATTAGGaatgaatagaaaaaaaatgtagagaaataaaattataggaatgaaaaaaataaaaaaaaattatcaattttagtgagaaacaaatttgttatatattcctctagaataaaaaaatgagaaataatgaaaaaaaaatgtattccttataaatagtaaaaaaaaaagaataataaagaaTGCATTATTCTCTTTTATG includes:
- the LOC106410110 gene encoding protein IDA-LIKE 1 — encoded protein: MNLSYKTILFVSVYFVMILLVFSSRNAAARMGTITVSEIEIAQTRSRTPRHEFTEGFRFKNRELHFLSKRVLVPPSGPSNRHNSVVNDLKH